Part of the Cyanobacteria bacterium QS_8_64_29 genome is shown below.
TGGCAGCACCTGCAAGGGCCGCTGCCGCCCCAAACGCTGCACCAGCATTACGAGGCTGCTGCCCGGCACTTCGATCGCACCCCGCAACCCACGGCTTAGATGCAGCTCCCAGCCGAGTTCCGCTGCGCTTTCTGCGGCGAGCGCAACCCCATTACCGTGGCGCTCGATGGCGGGTTGCAGCAGTCACCCATCGAGGACTGCCAGGTCTGCTGCAACCCCAACCTGCTGTTCATCCGCATCGACGAGGCCACCCTAGCCGTCGAAGTTGATGCGGACTGCAGCTCCTAGCAGCGCCT
Proteins encoded:
- a CDS encoding CPXCG motif-containing cysteine-rich protein, with product MQLPAEFRCAFCGERNPITVALDGGLQQSPIEDCQVCCNPNLLFIRIDEATLAVEVDADCSS